One region of Mycobacterium riyadhense genomic DNA includes:
- a CDS encoding lipase maturation factor family protein, which yields MGWFSAPEYWLGALVLERGTAVIYLIAFVAAARQFRALIGEHGMLPVSRYVAGQSFRRAPSLFHFRYSDRLFASVCWFGAALSAAIVAGAAGLAPLWAGMLMWLTLWVLYLSIVNVGQAWYSFGWESLLLETGFLMIFLGNERVAPPLLTLLLARWLLFRVEFGAGLIKMRGDRCWRDLTCLYYHHETQPMPGPMSWFFHHLPKPLHRIEVAGNHFAQLVVPFGLFAPQPVASIAAAIIIVTQLWLVTSGNFAWLNWVTILLACSAIDQSSATRLLPVPVPVQPVPPEAPPWFAGLVIAFTAVMLLLSYWPARNLLSAEQRMNMSFNPFHLANTYGAFGSICRIRREVVIEGTSDSKITEQTVWKEYEFKGKPTDLRRLPRQFAPYHLRLDWLMWFAAISPGYALPWMTPFLTRLLRNDPPTLRLLRRNPFPDSPPRYVRAQLYVYRFTTLAELRRDHAWWHRTLIGRYVSPMSLGK from the coding sequence GTGGGTTGGTTTTCGGCGCCCGAATACTGGCTCGGGGCTCTGGTGCTCGAGCGTGGCACCGCGGTCATCTATCTGATTGCCTTCGTCGCCGCCGCGCGGCAGTTCCGTGCGCTCATCGGAGAACATGGGATGCTGCCGGTCTCGCGGTATGTAGCCGGACAGTCGTTTCGCCGGGCGCCCAGCCTTTTTCACTTCCGCTATTCCGACCGGCTGTTCGCGAGCGTCTGCTGGTTCGGCGCCGCGCTTTCGGCGGCTATCGTCGCCGGCGCGGCCGGCCTGGCGCCGTTGTGGGCCGGGATGCTGATGTGGCTGACGCTGTGGGTGCTTTACCTGTCAATCGTCAACGTCGGACAGGCGTGGTACTCGTTCGGTTGGGAGTCACTGCTCTTGGAGACCGGATTCCTGATGATCTTCCTCGGCAACGAGCGGGTGGCCCCGCCGTTGCTGACGTTGCTGTTGGCGCGCTGGTTGCTATTCCGGGTCGAATTCGGTGCCGGACTGATCAAAATGCGCGGTGATCGGTGCTGGCGGGATCTGACGTGCCTGTACTATCACCATGAGACACAACCGATGCCGGGCCCGATGAGCTGGTTCTTCCATCATCTGCCCAAGCCACTACACCGAATCGAGGTGGCGGGCAACCATTTTGCTCAGCTCGTGGTACCGTTCGGGTTGTTCGCACCTCAGCCCGTGGCCAGCATTGCCGCCGCCATCATCATCGTCACGCAGTTGTGGCTGGTGACGTCCGGCAACTTCGCCTGGCTCAATTGGGTGACGATCCTATTGGCGTGCAGCGCAATCGACCAATCGTCGGCGACGCGACTGTTGCCGGTACCGGTCCCGGTCCAGCCTGTGCCGCCGGAAGCGCCGCCGTGGTTCGCCGGCCTGGTGATCGCATTCACTGCTGTGATGCTACTGCTGAGCTACTGGCCGGCACGTAACCTGTTGTCCGCCGAGCAGCGAATGAACATGTCGTTCAATCCATTTCACTTGGCCAATACCTATGGCGCCTTCGGCAGCATCTGCCGCATCCGTCGGGAAGTGGTGATCGAAGGCACTTCCGATTCCAAGATCACCGAGCAGACGGTCTGGAAGGAGTACGAATTCAAGGGCAAGCCTACCGATTTGCGCCGATTGCCGAGGCAATTCGCCCCGTATCATTTGCGGTTGGACTGGCTGATGTGGTTTGCCGCCATTTCTCCGGGCTACGCGCTGCCGTGGATGACGCCGTTTCTGACGCGGTTGCTGCGCAACGATCCGCCGACGCTGCGTCTGCTGCGCCGCAATCCGTTCCCGGATTCCCCGCCTCGGTATGTGCGCGCGCAGCTCTACGTGTACCGGTTCACGACGTTGGCTGAGCTGCGACGCGATCATGCTTGGTGGCATCGCACGTTGATCGGGCGATATGTCTCTCCGATGTCGCTGGGGAAGTGA